One part of the Hyalangium ruber genome encodes these proteins:
- a CDS encoding ABC transporter substrate-binding protein — protein sequence MRALAMLSLSTVLLSGCSLTTASGLTECETSADCGDNQVCASNFCLPQPAGCGERYGDLSADAVQLGAALPLSLSATNPGLGKDESEVQGLNAILLALGELNERGVAGKKITLHLCDTAFDPVRTEQQTQWLVSEKKIAALLTAGSSQTLAAANVTLAQGVLTMSASGTSPELTTREDNSKLGLLWRTAPSDAIQGNVIADLLLNDAEFTTVQRVGILYLDDPYGQGLFNVITARLGTRKNVQAVPYTRRTENIATPLSQIDTFDPDLTVVVGFEDDVTNIIKRAANSTNLKLGTGHRWFFTDSAKDAALLTDATVRGMVDGAYGTAPAQGAGQAFSSFRSRFISKYNGVDPSNFSFTSHSYDAMYLFGLAVAYSQGTSNAVTGAKMAEGLTKVSSGTSIQLTSSNITQAANELAAGRSINVEGASGSLQFDAAGEAPSPIELWQVEGTTFQTVRTVPPPP from the coding sequence ATGCGCGCGCTGGCCATGCTGAGCCTTTCCACCGTGCTGCTCTCGGGGTGCAGCCTCACCACCGCGAGCGGCCTCACCGAGTGCGAGACCAGCGCCGACTGCGGCGACAACCAGGTCTGCGCGAGCAACTTCTGCCTGCCCCAGCCGGCCGGCTGCGGCGAGCGCTACGGCGACCTGTCCGCGGACGCGGTGCAGCTGGGCGCGGCGCTGCCCCTGAGCCTCTCGGCCACCAACCCCGGCCTGGGCAAGGACGAGTCCGAGGTCCAGGGACTCAACGCCATCCTGCTGGCGCTGGGCGAGCTCAACGAGCGCGGCGTGGCGGGAAAGAAGATCACCCTGCACCTGTGCGATACCGCCTTCGATCCGGTCCGCACGGAGCAGCAGACCCAGTGGCTGGTGAGCGAGAAGAAGATCGCCGCGCTGCTGACGGCCGGCAGCAGCCAGACGCTGGCCGCCGCCAACGTCACCCTGGCCCAGGGCGTGCTGACGATGAGCGCCAGCGGCACCTCGCCGGAGCTGACCACCCGTGAGGACAACTCCAAGCTGGGCCTGCTGTGGCGCACCGCGCCCTCGGACGCCATCCAGGGCAACGTCATCGCCGACCTGCTGCTCAATGACGCGGAGTTCACCACCGTGCAGCGCGTGGGCATCCTCTACCTGGACGACCCGTACGGGCAGGGCCTCTTCAACGTCATCACCGCGCGGCTGGGCACGCGCAAGAACGTGCAGGCCGTGCCCTACACGCGCAGGACGGAGAACATCGCCACGCCCCTGTCGCAGATCGACACCTTCGACCCGGACCTCACCGTGGTGGTGGGCTTCGAGGACGATGTGACCAACATCATCAAGCGCGCGGCCAACTCGACGAACCTGAAGCTCGGCACGGGCCACCGGTGGTTCTTCACCGACAGCGCCAAGGACGCGGCGCTGCTGACGGACGCCACGGTGCGCGGCATGGTCGATGGCGCCTATGGCACCGCGCCGGCGCAGGGCGCCGGGCAGGCGTTCAGCTCCTTCCGCTCCCGCTTCATCTCCAAGTACAACGGCGTGGACCCCTCCAACTTCTCCTTCACCTCGCACAGCTACGACGCGATGTACCTGTTCGGGCTGGCGGTGGCCTACAGCCAGGGCACCTCCAACGCGGTGACGGGCGCGAAGATGGCCGAGGGGCTCACCAAGGTGTCCAGCGGCACCTCCATCCAGCTCACCTCCAGCAACATCACCCAGGCGGCCAACGAGCTGGCGGCGGGACGCTCCATCAACGTGGAGGGCGCCAGCGGCAGCCTCCAGTTCGACGCGGCGGGCGAGGCGCCCTCCCCCATCGAGCTGTGGCAGGTGGAAGGCACCACCTTCCAGACCGTGCGCACCGTGCCCCCTCCTCCGTAA
- the bioF gene encoding 8-amino-7-oxononanoate synthase, whose amino-acid sequence MDAKDPLAEAEGVATAWAREDLAELASRGLRRFLEPLDPAQGALVRIGGETFINFSSNDYLGLASSPTVRAAAQAALEHYGVGTGASRVVTGDTPAHQSLEARLAAFERAEAVLLFNTGFAANTGIIPALVGSGDAVFSDALNHASIIDGCRLSRARTVVYPHADPEALAQVLAETPARRKLVVTDTVFSMDGDHAPLRELLAACREHGAALMVDEAHATGVLGARGAGLCEELGLESQVDLRMGTLSKAFGGMGAYVATSRAVVDLLISRARPFIFSTALPAALCAAAEAAVDAVESDVHLRERLWRNIRRFAQGLRALGLPAEPRSAIFPVILGEPERALDAARRCRDRGLLVKAIRPPTVPEGTSRLRFCLSAAHTEGHIDLALEVLRKMGVRHAE is encoded by the coding sequence GTGGATGCGAAAGACCCTCTCGCCGAGGCCGAGGGCGTGGCCACCGCGTGGGCCCGAGAAGACCTGGCGGAGCTGGCCTCGCGGGGCCTGCGCCGCTTCCTGGAGCCCCTGGACCCCGCTCAGGGCGCCCTGGTGCGCATTGGCGGAGAGACGTTCATCAACTTCTCCTCCAATGACTACCTGGGGTTGGCCTCCTCTCCCACCGTGCGCGCCGCCGCCCAGGCCGCTCTGGAACACTATGGTGTCGGCACCGGCGCCAGCCGCGTCGTCACCGGCGACACCCCCGCCCACCAAAGCCTGGAGGCACGGCTGGCCGCATTCGAGCGCGCCGAGGCGGTGCTGCTCTTCAACACCGGCTTCGCCGCCAACACCGGCATCATCCCCGCGCTCGTGGGCTCGGGGGATGCCGTGTTCTCCGATGCCCTCAACCACGCCTCGATCATCGACGGCTGTCGCCTGTCCCGAGCGCGCACCGTCGTCTACCCCCACGCCGACCCCGAGGCCCTCGCCCAGGTCCTCGCGGAGACGCCCGCGCGCCGCAAGCTCGTCGTCACCGACACCGTCTTCTCCATGGATGGAGACCATGCCCCGCTGCGAGAGCTCCTCGCCGCCTGCCGCGAGCATGGCGCCGCGCTGATGGTGGACGAGGCCCACGCCACCGGCGTGCTCGGCGCTCGGGGGGCCGGCCTGTGCGAGGAACTGGGGCTCGAGTCCCAGGTGGACCTGCGCATGGGCACGCTGAGCAAGGCGTTCGGGGGCATGGGCGCCTATGTCGCCACCTCGCGCGCCGTGGTGGATCTGCTCATCAGCCGGGCTCGCCCCTTCATCTTCTCCACCGCGCTGCCCGCGGCCCTGTGCGCCGCGGCCGAGGCCGCCGTGGATGCCGTGGAGAGTGACGTACATCTGCGCGAGCGGCTGTGGCGCAACATCCGCCGCTTCGCCCAGGGCCTCCGGGCCCTCGGCCTGCCCGCCGAGCCGCGCAGCGCCATCTTCCCCGTCATCCTCGGGGAGCCCGAGCGGGCCCTGGACGCCGCGCGCCGCTGCCGGGATCGCGGCCTGCTGGTGAAGGCCATTCGTCCTCCTACCGTGCCCGAGGGCACCAGCCGCCTGCGCTTCTGTCTCTCCGCCGCTCACACCGAGGGCCATATCGATCTCGCGCTGGAGGTGCTGCGCAAGATGGGAGTGCGTCATGCCGAGTAA
- a CDS encoding tRNA-(ms[2]io[6]A)-hydroxylase, giving the protein MSRPTPSRRPLSGEGPVILHAPTDARWLPLALERFDEVLVDHAHCEKKAAANALSMLQVYPDLPGLPAQMARLAREESAHLARVLDLMAARGLTLTKDAGDPYAQGLQKFIRNPSAERRVDRLLVAAVIEARSCERLSLLAEGLEDPALRRFYGELAQSEDGHQSLFYKLAVTASGDEAAVRERLEVLLAREAEVLTAIGVRAAIH; this is encoded by the coding sequence ATGTCCCGTCCCACGCCCAGCCGTCGTCCCCTCTCTGGAGAGGGGCCTGTCATCCTCCACGCGCCCACGGATGCGCGCTGGCTCCCGTTGGCCCTCGAGCGCTTCGATGAGGTGCTCGTCGACCACGCCCACTGCGAGAAGAAGGCGGCGGCCAACGCCTTGTCGATGCTGCAGGTGTACCCGGACCTGCCCGGGCTGCCAGCGCAGATGGCGCGGCTGGCACGCGAGGAGAGCGCCCACCTGGCCCGGGTGTTGGACTTGATGGCCGCGCGCGGGCTCACGCTCACGAAGGACGCGGGGGACCCGTACGCGCAGGGGCTGCAGAAGTTCATCCGCAACCCCTCGGCCGAGCGCCGGGTGGACCGGCTGCTGGTGGCGGCGGTCATCGAGGCGCGCTCGTGCGAGCGGCTCTCCCTGCTCGCCGAGGGACTGGAGGACCCGGCGCTGCGCCGCTTCTATGGAGAGCTGGCGCAGTCGGAGGACGGGCACCAGTCGCTCTTCTACAAGCTGGCCGTCACGGCGAGCGGGGATGAGGCGGCGGTGCGGGAGCGGCTGGAGGTGCTGCTGGCCCGCGAGGCCGAGGTGCTGACCGCCATCGGGGTGCGCGCGGCGATCCACTGA
- the bioD gene encoding dethiobiotin synthase, whose protein sequence is MPSKGPFQIFVTGTDTGVGKTQASCALLSLLADAGLSPQGFKPYESGCASLSAPSDTLAMRAAARSTLPVEQLCPHRFRAPLAPGVAARRLGREPDWKTTLDAWERLRHGPVVAEGAGGLLVPIDSQRDIIDLIAALQLPVLLVARAGLGTLNHTGLSLRALADRGLTVSAVLLSRSTPTRDPSERDNAALIAERYRVPVLGPVTYLRDARRRHAAFREALRPLLPHRARGR, encoded by the coding sequence ATGCCGAGTAAGGGGCCGTTCCAGATCTTCGTCACCGGCACCGACACCGGAGTGGGCAAGACGCAGGCCTCCTGCGCCCTGCTGTCCCTGCTGGCGGACGCCGGGCTCAGTCCCCAGGGCTTCAAGCCCTACGAGAGCGGCTGTGCCTCCCTGTCCGCCCCCTCGGACACCCTCGCGATGCGCGCTGCGGCCCGAAGCACGCTGCCCGTGGAGCAGCTCTGCCCCCACCGCTTCCGAGCGCCCCTGGCCCCGGGAGTGGCCGCACGCCGCCTGGGCCGCGAGCCGGACTGGAAGACCACGCTCGACGCCTGGGAGCGCCTGCGACACGGCCCCGTGGTGGCGGAAGGGGCGGGCGGCCTGCTCGTGCCGATCGACTCCCAGCGCGACATCATCGACTTGATCGCCGCGCTCCAGCTCCCCGTGCTGCTGGTGGCGCGAGCGGGCCTGGGCACCCTCAACCATACAGGCCTGTCACTGCGGGCCCTGGCCGATCGCGGGCTCACCGTGAGCGCCGTGCTGCTCAGCCGGAGCACGCCCACGCGCGATCCTTCCGAGCGCGACAACGCCGCGCTGATCGCCGAGCGCTACCGCGTTCCGGTGCTGGGTCCAGTTACTTACCTGCGGGATGCGCGCCGTCGTCACGCGGCGTTCCGAGAGGCGCTGCGTCCGCTGCTCCCACATCGCGCGCGAGGCCGATAA
- a CDS encoding pyridoxal phosphate-dependent aminotransferase, which yields MSGFSARTDFPRAWNALARALAERRERGLPLVDLTESNPTRVGLPAPEPALLATPEAFTYAPEPQGLLSAREAVAGYLAARGAPVSPEHLILSASTSEAYAWLFKLLCEPGDNVLVPAPSYPLFEYLTRLESVEIRPYRLPRAHGFGLDVEAVAEARDARSRAVLVVNPGNPTGHYLHEGELAALATLCADARLALISDEVFSDFAWAPEPDRVPTVAGRALPMPTFALSGLSKVAGLPGLKLGWTHVGGPPAVRDEALARLELVADTFLSVGTSVQQALPALLAHAPRFQAALLQRVKDNRQRLLAARPAQALWDVVHAHGGWSAVLRIPREPGEEATCLALLEAGVLVQPGYFYDFTGGAFLVLSLLPPPAAFEAALGVLVRVLEG from the coding sequence GTGAGCGGCTTCTCCGCGCGCACCGACTTCCCCCGCGCGTGGAACGCCCTGGCCCGGGCCCTGGCGGAGCGCCGGGAGCGAGGGCTGCCCCTGGTGGACCTCACCGAGTCCAACCCCACCCGTGTGGGGCTGCCCGCGCCGGAGCCCGCGCTGCTGGCCACCCCCGAGGCCTTCACCTACGCGCCCGAGCCCCAGGGGTTGTTGTCCGCGCGAGAGGCCGTGGCGGGCTACCTCGCGGCGCGCGGGGCGCCCGTCTCCCCCGAGCACCTGATCCTCTCGGCGAGCACCAGCGAGGCGTACGCCTGGCTCTTCAAGCTGCTGTGCGAGCCAGGGGACAACGTGCTCGTGCCGGCGCCCAGCTACCCGCTCTTCGAGTACCTCACGCGCCTGGAGAGCGTGGAGATACGGCCCTACCGCCTGCCCCGAGCGCATGGCTTCGGGCTGGACGTGGAAGCGGTGGCCGAGGCCCGGGATGCGCGCAGCCGCGCGGTGCTCGTCGTCAACCCGGGCAACCCCACGGGCCACTACCTCCACGAGGGCGAGCTGGCGGCGCTGGCCACGCTGTGCGCGGACGCACGGCTGGCGCTCATCTCCGACGAGGTGTTCTCCGACTTTGCCTGGGCCCCGGAGCCGGATCGGGTCCCCACGGTGGCCGGGCGCGCGCTGCCGATGCCCACCTTCGCGCTCTCGGGCCTCTCCAAGGTGGCGGGGCTGCCCGGCCTCAAGCTGGGCTGGACGCACGTGGGCGGGCCTCCAGCGGTGCGAGACGAGGCGCTGGCGCGACTGGAGCTGGTGGCGGACACCTTCCTCTCGGTGGGCACGTCCGTGCAGCAGGCGCTCCCCGCGCTGCTGGCGCATGCGCCCCGGTTCCAGGCCGCGCTCCTCCAGCGGGTGAAGGACAACCGTCAGCGGCTGCTGGCGGCGAGGCCCGCCCAGGCCCTCTGGGACGTAGTCCACGCGCACGGCGGGTGGAGCGCGGTGCTGCGCATCCCCCGCGAGCCGGGAGAGGAGGCCACATGCCTGGCGCTCCTCGAGGCGGGCGTGCTGGTGCAGCCCGGGTACTTCTACGACTTCACGGGCGGAGCGTTCCTCGTGCTGTCGCTGCTGCCCCCTCCAGCCGCCTTCGAGGCCGCGCTGGGCGTCCTCGTCCGCGTGCTGGAGGGGTAG
- a CDS encoding SLC13 family permease — MTIAIVLGIVVIALVLFALDTIPIEVSSLTIVCLLAITGVLTPQQAFEGFSNDTVIFIFTLLAMTQGLASTGVVQLVGQRLAFFARYGHQVFVLAMMGAVAAFSSIISNTVTTAAFLPVAIGAAHRAKVPKSKVLLPLAYASMLGGTIFLFGTSTNLVASAAMEKMGMRGIGVAELAPVGLPIAVIGILVVVLLGPLLLPSRADGAGVSEWSLRDYLTEAVLPRDSRYLGKELAEITEGLGLRVIGLIRGGQSIPALPTYQLVGDERLIVEGKREDILRVKDLKGIDIRPDVKLGDAELSSRDAVLVEASVPPGSPLVGRSLKEVLFVERYGLVALALHRKPAIQRLTKLQMLGRIFGEQSLSAMPLSVGDVLLLRGPRSRVAELADGTTLLVLSDYEYQPPRYGKALLAVCLFLGALAMGTLEVVPLSVAGLAGMLAMIVTGCVDARIAFRVDWRVVLLIGSMMALGVAMEVSGAGRYLGNLAAGMGAYGGPRMVLAVLMVLTILLSAPMSNQAAALVVLPVGISAAAQLGVDARPFAIGITLAASCSFITPLEPSCVLVYGPGHYRFTDFFRLGTPLTALLVAFLVFMVPTVWPFQTQGSQESKAGVPVSLSAPSPSP; from the coding sequence ATGACTATCGCCATCGTCTTGGGCATCGTCGTCATCGCGCTGGTGCTCTTCGCGCTCGACACCATTCCGATCGAGGTGAGCTCGCTCACCATCGTGTGCCTGCTGGCCATTACGGGGGTGCTCACGCCGCAGCAGGCCTTCGAGGGGTTCAGCAACGACACGGTCATCTTCATCTTCACCCTGCTGGCGATGACGCAGGGGCTTGCCTCCACGGGCGTGGTGCAGCTGGTGGGGCAACGGCTCGCCTTCTTCGCGCGCTACGGCCACCAGGTGTTCGTGCTGGCGATGATGGGGGCGGTGGCGGCCTTCTCGTCGATCATCTCCAACACGGTGACGACGGCGGCGTTCCTGCCGGTGGCGATCGGCGCGGCGCACCGGGCCAAGGTGCCCAAGAGCAAGGTGCTCCTGCCGCTGGCGTACGCGTCGATGCTGGGGGGGACGATCTTCCTGTTCGGTACCTCCACCAACCTCGTGGCCTCGGCGGCCATGGAGAAGATGGGGATGAGGGGCATCGGCGTGGCGGAGCTGGCGCCGGTGGGGCTGCCCATCGCGGTCATCGGTATCCTGGTGGTGGTGCTGCTGGGGCCGCTGCTGCTGCCCTCGCGGGCGGACGGGGCGGGGGTGAGCGAGTGGTCGCTGCGCGACTACCTCACCGAGGCGGTGCTTCCGAGGGACTCGCGCTACCTGGGCAAGGAGCTGGCGGAGATCACCGAGGGCCTGGGGTTGCGTGTCATCGGGCTGATCCGGGGAGGGCAGTCCATCCCGGCGCTGCCGACGTACCAATTGGTGGGAGATGAGCGGCTCATCGTCGAGGGCAAGCGCGAGGACATCCTCCGGGTGAAGGACCTGAAGGGCATCGACATCCGCCCGGACGTGAAGCTGGGCGATGCGGAGCTGAGCAGCCGGGATGCGGTGCTGGTGGAGGCGAGCGTGCCGCCGGGGAGCCCGCTGGTGGGGCGGAGCCTGAAGGAGGTGCTCTTCGTGGAGCGCTACGGGCTGGTGGCGCTGGCGCTGCACCGCAAGCCGGCCATCCAGCGGCTCACCAAGCTGCAGATGCTGGGGCGCATCTTCGGGGAGCAGTCGCTGTCGGCCATGCCACTGTCGGTGGGAGATGTGCTGCTGCTGCGCGGGCCGCGCTCGCGCGTGGCGGAGCTGGCCGACGGCACGACGCTGCTGGTGCTCAGCGACTACGAGTACCAGCCGCCGCGCTACGGCAAGGCGCTCTTGGCGGTGTGCCTCTTCCTGGGCGCGCTGGCCATGGGAACGCTGGAGGTGGTGCCCCTGTCGGTGGCGGGATTGGCGGGGATGCTGGCGATGATCGTCACCGGCTGCGTGGACGCGCGCATCGCCTTCCGGGTGGACTGGCGGGTGGTGCTGCTCATCGGCTCGATGATGGCGCTGGGCGTGGCGATGGAGGTGAGCGGGGCGGGCAGGTACCTGGGCAACCTGGCGGCGGGGATGGGGGCATATGGAGGGCCGCGCATGGTGCTGGCGGTGTTGATGGTGCTGACCATCCTGTTGTCGGCGCCCATGAGCAACCAGGCGGCGGCGCTGGTGGTGTTGCCGGTGGGGATCAGCGCGGCGGCGCAGCTCGGGGTGGACGCGCGGCCGTTCGCCATCGGAATCACGCTGGCGGCGAGCTGCTCGTTCATCACGCCCTTGGAGCCCAGTTGTGTGCTCGTCTACGGCCCGGGGCACTACCGGTTCACGGACTTCTTCCGGCTGGGCACGCCGCTGACGGCGCTGCTGGTGGCGTTCCTGGTGTTCATGGTGCCAACGGTGTGGCCCTTCCAGACCCAGGGCTCCCAGGAGTCGAAGGCCGGGGTGCCGGTGAGCCTCAGCGCGCCCTCGCCCTCGCCCTAG
- a CDS encoding tetratricopeptide repeat protein, with the protein MLTLVLLLLPTGAWAQKGAKNPAALVKEGERLFGARKYRESAEVLKKAYDAQPDARLLYNIARAYEQAGDLREALSYYDQFIKNSDSDMDPLLMKRAHSAAERARVLIEKEEQASATAEAERKRLQEEADTAKRKAEEEQAAARRAEELARQQQQAEQDRAMASYRRSRVAAFALGGVSVASVGAGIFFGLQASDARKTFDEASSLEAKETAADDTRGKALLADVGFGVGLAAAIGAIIIFPKEGPPVEGEVRMTLAPKGLGAGMEVSF; encoded by the coding sequence GTGTTGACGTTGGTCCTGCTGCTCTTGCCCACGGGGGCTTGGGCGCAGAAGGGAGCGAAGAATCCGGCCGCGCTGGTGAAGGAGGGCGAGCGGCTCTTCGGCGCGCGCAAGTACCGCGAGTCGGCCGAGGTGCTGAAGAAGGCCTATGACGCCCAGCCCGACGCGCGCCTGCTCTACAACATCGCCCGGGCGTACGAGCAGGCCGGAGACCTGCGCGAGGCGCTGAGCTACTACGACCAGTTCATCAAGAACTCGGACAGTGACATGGACCCGCTGCTCATGAAGCGCGCCCACTCGGCCGCGGAGCGCGCGCGGGTGCTCATCGAGAAGGAAGAGCAGGCCAGCGCCACCGCCGAGGCGGAGCGCAAGCGCCTGCAGGAGGAGGCGGATACCGCCAAGCGCAAGGCCGAGGAGGAGCAGGCGGCCGCCCGGCGTGCCGAGGAGCTCGCCCGGCAGCAGCAGCAGGCCGAGCAGGACCGGGCCATGGCCTCCTACCGCCGCTCGCGGGTGGCGGCCTTCGCCCTGGGCGGGGTGTCCGTGGCCAGCGTGGGCGCGGGCATCTTCTTCGGGCTCCAGGCGAGCGACGCGCGCAAGACGTTCGACGAGGCCAGCAGCCTGGAGGCCAAGGAGACGGCGGCCGATGACACGCGCGGCAAGGCGCTGCTGGCCGACGTGGGCTTCGGCGTGGGCCTGGCCGCCGCCATCGGCGCCATCATCATCTTCCCCAAGGAAGGGCCCCCCGTGGAGGGCGAGGTGCGGATGACGCTCGCGCCCAAGGGCCTGGGCGCCGGGATGGAGGTGAGCTTCTGA
- a CDS encoding phosphoenolpyruvate carboxykinase (GTP) yields MASTQLTVASNAPTKNADLLAWVARCAQMTQPDRIVWCDGSEDEKKRLTEQAVQEKILIPLNQEKRPGCYLHRSNPNDVARVEHLTFICTPNKTDAGPTNNWMDPDEAYTKLSQLFEGSMKGRTLYVVPYVMGPLGSPYAKIGVELTDSIYVALNMRIMTRMGKAALDMLGDSDDFNRGLHSTGDVNPDRRYICHFPQDNTIWSFGSGYGGNVLLGKKCLALRIGSYLGREEGWLAEHMLILGVTDPKGQTTYVAAAFPSACGKTNFAMMIPPGEYKGWKVETVGDDIAWMRVGPDGRLYAINPEAGYFGVVPGTNNKTNPNAMATIAKDTLFTNVAMTADGDVWWEGKDGEVPEELTDWQGRPWKKGSAEKAAHPNSRFTAPMNNNPVLSPKANDPQGVPISAIIFGGRRSNTVPLVLQAFNWTHGVFLGATMGSETTAAATGKVGVVRRDPMAMLPFCGYHMGDYLQHWLDMQKSITHLPKIFQVNWFRQDKNGKYLWPGYGDNMRVLEWIVNRVHGRVPTQETLLGWVPRQGDINTSGLDVSPEAVAESTSIKADEWKSELKSQEVFFEQLGTKAPEALMLQRKLLISRLGN; encoded by the coding sequence ATGGCTTCGACGCAGCTGACGGTCGCGAGCAACGCGCCGACGAAGAATGCCGACCTTCTGGCCTGGGTCGCCCGTTGTGCGCAGATGACTCAGCCCGACCGCATCGTCTGGTGCGATGGCTCCGAGGACGAGAAGAAACGACTGACCGAGCAGGCGGTGCAGGAGAAGATCCTCATCCCGCTCAACCAGGAGAAGCGTCCCGGGTGCTACCTGCACCGCTCCAACCCCAACGACGTGGCGCGCGTCGAGCACCTCACGTTCATCTGCACGCCGAACAAGACGGACGCCGGCCCCACCAACAACTGGATGGACCCCGACGAGGCCTACACCAAGCTGAGCCAGCTCTTCGAGGGCTCCATGAAGGGCCGCACCCTGTACGTGGTGCCCTACGTCATGGGCCCGCTGGGCAGCCCCTACGCGAAGATCGGCGTGGAGCTGACCGACAGCATCTACGTGGCCCTCAACATGCGGATCATGACCCGCATGGGAAAGGCCGCCCTCGACATGCTGGGCGATTCGGATGACTTCAACCGCGGCCTGCACAGCACGGGCGATGTGAACCCGGACCGCCGCTACATCTGCCACTTCCCCCAGGACAACACCATCTGGAGCTTCGGCTCGGGCTACGGCGGCAACGTGCTGCTGGGCAAGAAGTGCCTGGCGCTGCGCATCGGCAGCTACCTGGGCCGCGAGGAGGGCTGGCTCGCCGAGCACATGCTCATCCTCGGCGTGACGGACCCCAAGGGGCAGACCACCTACGTGGCCGCCGCCTTCCCGTCGGCCTGCGGCAAGACGAACTTCGCGATGATGATTCCGCCCGGCGAGTACAAGGGCTGGAAGGTGGAGACCGTCGGCGACGACATCGCCTGGATGCGGGTGGGTCCGGACGGGCGCCTGTACGCCATCAACCCGGAGGCCGGCTACTTCGGCGTGGTGCCGGGCACCAACAACAAGACCAACCCCAACGCGATGGCCACCATCGCCAAGGACACCCTGTTCACCAACGTGGCGATGACCGCGGACGGGGACGTGTGGTGGGAGGGCAAGGACGGCGAGGTGCCGGAGGAGCTCACCGACTGGCAGGGCCGCCCCTGGAAGAAGGGCAGCGCGGAGAAGGCGGCGCACCCCAACAGCCGCTTCACCGCGCCGATGAACAACAACCCGGTGCTCAGCCCCAAGGCGAATGATCCGCAGGGCGTGCCCATCAGCGCCATCATCTTCGGCGGCCGCCGCTCCAACACGGTGCCGCTGGTGCTCCAGGCGTTCAACTGGACGCACGGCGTGTTCCTGGGCGCCACCATGGGCAGCGAGACGACGGCCGCGGCCACCGGCAAGGTGGGCGTGGTGCGCCGCGACCCGATGGCCATGCTGCCCTTCTGCGGCTACCACATGGGCGACTACCTCCAGCACTGGCTGGACATGCAGAAGTCCATCACCCACCTGCCGAAGATCTTCCAGGTGAACTGGTTCCGCCAGGACAAGAACGGCAAGTACCTGTGGCCGGGCTACGGCGACAACATGCGCGTGCTGGAGTGGATCGTGAACCGCGTCCACGGCCGCGTGCCCACCCAGGAGACGCTGCTGGGTTGGGTGCCGCGCCAGGGTGACATCAACACCAGCGGCCTGGACGTCTCGCCGGAGGCGGTGGCCGAGTCCACCTCCATCAAGGCCGACGAGTGGAAGAGCGAGCTCAAGAGCCAGGAGGTCTTCTTCGAGCAGCTGGGCACCAAGGCCCCCGAGGCCCTCATGCTCCAGCGCAAGCTCCTCATCTCGCGCCTGGGCAACTAG
- a CDS encoding GNAT family N-acetyltransferase: MPATIEQLGPQHTDALRSFLAKDSTHNIYLLGLFEEFGIVPRAGRARFAFHGRFDASKNLTAALFVGGEGGLVVPSASDPAFITELAEPLAAQVRLKATLGEKPAVDALVRSLGAGARPRLSRTHRLFAVSADDLGPFTNPTLRLAREEDVPRLMPLAQGAVRELMERDPLAEDPDGYEARVMQRVRGRRTYVLEEHGALVFKVDIGSRSQHGAELEGLYTAPQERGKGHATLCLGQISRHLLSSLPRLVLRVEEKDESMARIARKVGYLAQRVHRLVLLE; encoded by the coding sequence ATGCCCGCCACCATCGAACAGCTCGGTCCTCAGCACACCGATGCCTTGCGCTCGTTCCTGGCAAAGGACTCGACGCACAACATCTATCTGCTGGGCCTCTTCGAGGAGTTCGGCATCGTGCCGCGCGCCGGGCGAGCCCGCTTCGCCTTCCACGGCCGCTTCGACGCCAGCAAGAACCTCACCGCCGCCCTCTTCGTGGGCGGAGAGGGTGGCCTGGTGGTGCCCTCCGCCAGCGACCCGGCCTTCATCACCGAGTTGGCCGAGCCCCTCGCGGCGCAGGTGCGGCTCAAGGCCACGCTGGGCGAGAAGCCGGCGGTGGACGCGCTGGTGCGCAGCCTGGGCGCGGGTGCCCGGCCCCGGCTGTCGCGTACCCACCGCCTGTTCGCCGTCTCCGCCGATGACCTGGGGCCCTTCACCAACCCCACCCTGCGGCTGGCCCGGGAGGAGGATGTGCCCCGGCTGATGCCGCTGGCGCAGGGCGCGGTGCGCGAGCTGATGGAGCGAGACCCGCTGGCCGAGGACCCGGATGGCTACGAGGCGCGCGTCATGCAGCGCGTGCGGGGCCGGCGCACCTACGTGCTGGAGGAGCACGGCGCGCTGGTCTTCAAGGTGGACATCGGCAGCCGCTCGCAGCACGGCGCGGAGCTGGAGGGGCTCTACACCGCGCCCCAGGAGCGCGGAAAGGGCCACGCGACGCTGTGCCTGGGGCAGATCTCCCGGCACCTGCTGTCCTCGCTGCCCCGGCTGGTGCTGCGGGTGGAAGAGAAGGACGAGAGCATGGCCCGCATCGCGCGCAAGGTGGGCTACCTGGCCCAGCGGGTCCACCGCCTGGTCCTCCTGGAATAG